The segment ATTCACACCAGCAGCGATACCTCAGGGTAATAGGCCTCTTTTCTTAGCACGGTGAAATTAGTTATTcatttgtttgctgtttgaGCTAAATTGCTTGACATCAACTGAACTGCTTGTTGATGACTAAACATTGGtcaataaacttgattttctcttGCAGCTGATGGGGACATCAGTGAATACTGTATCACAAAACATCTGCCAGTCTGTTGTATCAAAGCAGTCCTGTAGAGTGCTAATGGATTCAGCACTCCAGCGTTGAACTGCCCGAAAAAAAGTTTTTTCCGGTTTTAGGCGTTGCCTGTAGGTACGGATTagcatgatggaggtgtgatcCGACTTTCCAAAAGCcgggcgggggaggggtttgTAACTGTTCCGTATTTGCGTGTAGCAGTGGTCAAGAATCTGCTCGCCCCGGGTGGGAAAGTTTATATGTTGATGGTACTTCGGTAGTACTTTCCTCATGTTAGCCCTATTGAAGTCTCCAACAACAATAGAAACTGCCTCAGGGTGAGCATCCTTAAGTCCATAGAGTAGTAGAGTAGactgtctgatctgcctctgtatgtcattgtcgaatcaggtaacagtcattcagtcagcctaaagtcgtgcttcaaatggccctgccccttctggggcgatttggggcgaaatgaaaatcgccccagacctctcccattgactcccatgttaaatccatttttttcacaaaacagagctctcaatgcattctctatggcttccgggagggctcgcccctccatgtcgtgtcataagtaatggacgtaaaagcctatatacgaacgtcatactgcttcgacagaggcatattctgttaagatggctcctgttcagtgcaacaactggATTcactctttgacagaaactcctttttaatcggcgtactaatgaagataaattgacaacaaaacaattaggacttcctagaccaaatgtatccattcaacaggtttctacaaagggagggaaatcctacatccaagaattggaacgaaagaaaatcgcggtcgtgaagtggctaacgcggtctgtatttctatataccactgtcacttttcataggtttcacagtgtgtttcacagttcgcttcttgcactaacactgaattattttttatgtgatgacttattttgcttttgtaagccaatactttcaagatcagtcaataaatattgttggttttgacttatgttaccccttctttatgttgttactggacatatcatgtgtcctgttaagctatgttacatcatacaacatttgagacacgtggataatgaaaaagtgggataatttaacacatcatgtttgcttatgaatgctcctggatgcaactttcttccagagctttccacctgtaacttgctactctagctatgtagctatgcaagaggggacatattactgttgtgtgctgccaatagtggacaaaaaggtattgctgtatgagttaatcagctaacttaatgtacctactgaatgggtcgccttaatcattatccaaaaaattgccccccctgagttttttcaggagccgccactgataCCTACAGTTAGGTAACAGGTTAGTTTTGTTGATGACTAGCAATAAAAACGTACCAGAAACTGCAAGGTTGTATGTGTCCCTTGCATTTTGCGAATGAGAGATCCGTGACCATACATTCCACTTGTCTTAGATGAACGGCAAGTTGATTTTCCATCTTTCATCAATTGTGGTTTTCAGTATTGTATTGTGTGATCGTATTGTGATTTATACCATCTTGTGCCTAAAATACAGTGTAGTTCAGCTATCCTTATTGCTTCTCTGAGGCAGTGGAATAATatactgttaggtgaaaattcaccctagttacctcaggactccggagctgcatataagtatatttattagacaaacaacaattgcaatcgggctcactcccagcacaaggctgaaagtgaagcaatgataaacacatcgcaccaggtttatatagacagaagtttagcgttcagcagggataaccacgtgatgatggatctctgacgtctgaggcaaggatggaagttttgcacaaggttggaagaagcacagttctaCCCTTGATaccacctctggtctaaacatgctcttgtagatatgcagactaagtggcacctaatattctaagttacacacacgcagaaacacagaaaagccatgttcctgcttacataggtacatgatttatataaggtaattaataatacaaggcacttgattattatattcttaagtcattaacagtgtttggacaTTATCTCCatcatatacattttacatttcatctGACACTGTCAAAACTTGTTGACAGGTTTTAGTTCCATCCTACATTTTAAAGTTTGGCAGTGTTTCATCATACTTATTTGAAAAAGGTACTATATTTATCAGATAATTTTATTGCACTGCTTCTCTCACTTGAGTTTTCTCAAGGATCTGtcatttaaaatatttcaaattaatttgactTGATCTGACCTTTGCATTCTGTGTGAATAATTTCCTCTATTTCCTGTATTTACAGTCAACAATGTCTTCTACAGCCCGTTTCGGCAGGAAAGTGCCTTTCTACATCCTTTTTGTTACTTGTGGACTGATACATTTGCTGCTGTTTTTAAAGACCATTGGCAATCATCAATCAACAGTCTGTCCAGCTTATGTTGGAAAGGTACCTACTGTGAAAGAGACACATATTTCATCAGTGATTCAAAAGTCAGAGAAACCCATTCTTTTGATCTGGTTGTGGCCACAGCATGTGAAGCTTTTTGAAAAAGACTGCATGACCTATTTCAACATAGACAGCTGTGTTCTCACATATGATCGGTCCCTGTACAATGTTGCAGATGGAGTCTTATTTTTTCACAAGAGCATTGCATGGGATCTCAGTAATCTTCCTAAGGATCCACGGCCAGCATTCCAAAAGTGGGTTTGGTTCAACATTGAATCTCCAACCAACACAGCCAGAAAAGCTGGACTGGAAAACTTGTTCAACCTCACTTTGACCTACAGACGAGACTTGGACATCAGTGCTCGCCATGAATTGAGCATTGTGAAAAGTCCGGAACAATTTGTGTGTCCCCAGAAAAACAAAATTGTTTGCTGGATTGCAAGTAATAGCATACGTATCAGTGGCACAACAGTCCGACTGAACTATTACAACGAACTAAGGAAACATATCgatgtgaatgtgtatggtCGAGCTGTCTCAGGAGCAAGTTCTCTAAGCGATGAAGACTATTATTCTACTATTGCTAGCTGCAAATTTTACCTGGCCTTTGAGAACTCCATGCATATAGACTACATCACAGAAAAGTTGAATGGACCAATGGTCGCTGGGACTGTGCCAATAGTTTTAGGCCCTTCCAGGGAGAACTATGAACAGTTTATTCCTGCAGACTCATTCATCCATGTTGATGACTTTTCTGATCCAAAAGCATTGGCTGAATACCTGCTTCAGTTGACTCAGAACAAAGACATGTATATGCGTTACTTTGCATGGAGGCAATACTTCAAAGCTACACCTCATCTTCTACCTCCCTGGCCTAAACAGCctatttgtgctgcctgtgacCATATTGCTAAGGATAACACCTTTAATGTGGTCCACGATCTTTTCTGGTGGTTCCATAAAAATGTTAAGGGGAACCAGTTGAAGTAGATGTTAAGGTCTATTACAGTGTTTTACGATtgaataaacactaaaatcaaaagtttTACACAATTATTAAAACCTACAttcaaggagcaaaacatctgcccagatttgcaccactataagcacaatgtcagctcacactttttgcaaaacaatacacagtgatttgcaaaacactaaacacacttgtataccttttacacagaagtatatcaagatgtcacttccttgcaattccaaagcactgactgtgaaattaccacacctatgagccattgtttaaacacagccatcaagtgcgcaaacacatgattgcttaattgtagacacacagagtcagaagaagaagagtgagggggaatctacggaggaggaggaaaaggaggaagaggcagaggccaTGCCAAGGccgaggtggaggtagaggaagaggaagacctgaagcaggaggaaaacgtgctcaaagaagaagaggaccaCATTTATCAAATGAtatgggtatatggagagaaattaattatattttcatcagcCTGCTGCATTGgccttgtgtagtgtttggtgaatttattgtatattttcactttctctgtgtacttcacttacactactccaatcactgagaagtagaattgctaaaagtgctTTTGGTTTGCAATAGCAGTGTGTTACTGGTACAAACAGAAAtaagtcatatgcaacgtgtgtgtttcaaatggtaacaaaatatggttttgataatttagtgtatagtttttacaagagtgtttcattttgcaaaggatctgaggtgttttgctaattatgttgtgctaattgtgtgtagtgttttgaaaaacaaaacgatcaaaattgtgtttaagcaatcgagaaaaactgtaggACTTATTTGTCTTTAACTTAACTTTACATATGACATGAATGTATTCATTGTTGGTTTCATCTTATTATAAATATAAGTGAAAAATGTTAGAAAATTGGCAACGAGTGCAAAACATAAAATtgttccatttctgctaatgtTTCTGTTGTGGGCTTTAGGTTGTTAAGCGATTTATTTCTTTACTAAGTTTTACAGTTTGctttctgaaaaaaaactccttcAAAATGATGGTCACATGTAGATGTCTTTGGTTATTGCGTTGACTACTGCTAGTTTGTTATCCTAGACTTGCAAATCTGGAAAAGATTTAAGCATGAaacatttttcatttgtgtgaatgtgtaaattTCTATGTAGTATAATGTATTTAATGCAAACATTTTTTGGATATAATCGTGACATAAGTGTATTGTGTATTAATATTTTAACATTGACTTAAACAAAAGACCATGATAGGCAGTTGTATTTAGACTTATAGGCTGCCATTGTTATGTATTTTGTTGGCATGGTGTGGATTGGCCGAACTGCCCTTGAGTGTACTACTGCCTTTTGTAACATGGTTGCCAGAAATTAATATGATTCATCTGTAATTTTTAAAGAAAATTATTAAACTTCTTTCACGTCTATGGATGGTTAGATCCTTTCGACTCAAGACACTCCATTGGTTAGTTAGTTGGTTAGTTAGTTGGTTCTATCAACATTTCACAGAGGGTTAGTGGTTAATTTTGAAATTTGTGAATTATATGCTAAGCCCAAAATATTAAAGAAAGGATACTGATAGAAACTAAACACATTactattttattgtattattttatcACTATTTACTGTTCTGTCCTGTTTCTGTATTATAAGCTtgccctcctgtgtgtgagagggtatctGTGTGTTCCACCATCTGTATTGACCATCTGCTTACACCAGCAGGCCCTATGTTGAATAATCTTGCACCTTAGCAGACATCCCATTCTTCCCCTAACTGTGTGGAATAAACAACATGTATTCCTAATATTTGGCGCAACACTC is part of the Clupea harengus chromosome 6, Ch_v2.0.2, whole genome shotgun sequence genome and harbors:
- the LOC105892638 gene encoding 4-galactosyl-N-acetylglucosaminide 3-alpha-L-fucosyltransferase 9-like, translating into MSSTARFGRKVPFYILFVTCGLIHLLLFLKTIGNHQSTVCPAYVGKVPTVKETHISSVIQKSEKPILLIWLWPQHVKLFEKDCMTYFNIDSCVLTYDRSLYNVADGVLFFHKSIAWDLSNLPKDPRPAFQKWVWFNIESPTNTARKAGLENLFNLTLTYRRDLDISARHELSIVKSPEQFVCPQKNKIVCWIASNSIRISGTTVRLNYYNELRKHIDVNVYGRAVSGASSLSDEDYYSTIASCKFYLAFENSMHIDYITEKLNGPMVAGTVPIVLGPSRENYEQFIPADSFIHVDDFSDPKALAEYLLQLTQNKDMYMRYFAWRQYFKATPHLLPPWPKQPICAACDHIAKDNTFNVVHDLFWWFHKNVKGNQLK